A window of Roseiflexus castenholzii DSM 13941 genomic DNA:
CATTCCGAGCGCAGCGAGGAATCTAAGCGGGTCGCGCACGACCCCTCGCACTGCTCGGGATGACCATATGCGTGTCATTCCGAGCGCAGCGAGGAATCTGACCGCGCGCAGCGCGGAATCTGCGCGGGTCGCGCCCGACCCCTCGCGCGGCTCAGGGTGACCATGCCGGAGGGTCACAGGTAATTGGTATCAGAGGGCAGAAGCCTGGAGTGTATGCGCTTACCTTCGGTCCTGGACAGAATGATTGATATTTTCTACCATTCACAGTGTTTGCACACGAGCGAATCCATCTCGCACTCTTTTCTTCGTTTAATAATGACAGATTATCTCATCCAGCGGTTGAATCGGTGAGCCGTGTACCCGATGCGCAATCCCATCCCACCCATGACGGAGACCGTCGCTGACAGGAAACGACGCCTGCGGCTGCCGGCGATTGAAGCGGTCGGCTCCATACATGTGTTGGGCGGCGGGGGTAGAGGGGAAATGAACGGGTTGGTTCACGCGACAGCTGCCTGATCTCATTCAGGACAAGCCCATCCTGAAATGATTATGCCCTGGGACTATTTATCATGAGGACTTACCCGATGCACGTTTGGTCGGGATGAGTTTAATCAATCCGCGCAGCGCGGTATTAACGGCTTCAGCATCGGGAAAGTAGGCGCGAACATCCGGATCGAGCATCACGGCTCCCTCCGGCAGGGTGTAATCACGTTCTTCCGTTGTTCCGTCGATCTTATGAACGATAATCTTATAGCCGCGCTGGTACGCCCGGTAGTGCTTGCCGCGAACACCGCCGGAAAAATCATACTCTGGCAGCATATCGTCTGTTTCATCTGGTTGTTTCGCCATCTCGTCGCTCATATTGACGGCGCTCCTTCGGCGTCGCTCGCCGACAACTAATGATCCGAATGCGCATGTCATTTTCCGTGTAGACAACCACCAGGATGCGGCCACTTGCCGACTTGCCAATATCGATGAAGCGATCTTCGACGTCGGAATGTCTGTCATCAAGAAGCGTAATGGCGTCGGGATCGCCAAACACGGTTTGGGCTTCATCAAAACTGACGCCATGCTTATTGAGATTGGCGACAGATTTGGCTTCGTCCCATTCAAAGCGCAGGCTCATTTGCTCCCATCTCGACGTGCATGGCGGCTAACATCAGCGTACCACAGGAGAAAAGGTTTTTCAAACGGGCGAACAGGCAGACATGATCCGGCTTACCATCCGGTCCGATGCCGATGCAGCGCAGGGTGCTGCGTTCAGTCGAGGCGGCAATCAGTCCCTCGAGTGTTTAGTCTGGAGCATCGCCGTTCTGTGCGTCAATGCAGCATCCTCCGCTGTTCTCGGTGGCGCAGCGGAGCGTTTTGGTCGCCTATGGCTTCAGTCCAAAGTCCGCCACATCGGTCTGCACTTCGGCTTCCGAGATAGAACGCATCAGGCGTTCTTCTCGAGCACGAAGAGCAACTGTCCTTCCTTGACGACATCGTTCAGCTTGATGCAGACCTCGGCAATCCGTCCGCTAAAGGGGGCGAGAATAGCGTGCTCCATCTTCATTGCCTCGAGGTTCGCCACCTCCTCGCCTTTGTGAACAACATCGCCGACGTGGATCGGGCCGCGCTGCGGGTTCCCGATCCGCCATACATTGCCGTTGATCGGAGCGCCGATTTCATTGGGACCCTTCGCCATCCGTATCTCCGCCTTCCTGGCACGCGGCGTCGCCACGGGGTACACCCGGGTCACATTGTTGACCTTCAGCACCACGTGGATAACGCCCTCGTGTTCAGCG
This region includes:
- a CDS encoding BrnT family toxin, which codes for MSLRFEWDEAKSVANLNKHGVSFDEAQTVFGDPDAITLLDDRHSDVEDRFIDIGKSASGRILVVVYTENDMRIRIISCRRATPKERRQYERRDGETTR